CAGTATCGCCCTGTTCCAGAACCAGCTGGACAAGGAGAAACAGGAAATCCAGGAGAAGATCGGCGCCATCAACCTCTCCTTAAGGCAGACAGAGTACAATCCCGGCACCTACATCAAACTCGGCACCGACCCCACCCAGGACGTGGATGTGCGGAATTTTCAGCAGGAGATCCGGCAATGTCTGGCCAACACCCTCGAAGGGGATGAACTGTACAGCGAAAATAAATTTCTTCAGGTGAAAGGGCTTATCGAGCGGTTTAACGGTCGGGAAGGCCTGACGGAACTTGATCTCCGGTGGACCCTCAAGGTTACCGACGTCCGCAACTGGTTCAACTTCTCGGCCAGTGAAAGATGGGGTGAGGACGACACGGAAAAGGAGTTTTACTCTGATTCGGCAGGCAAGTCCGGAGGTCAGAAGGAAAAGCTCGCCTACACGATCCTGGCAGCGGCACTGGCCTACCAGTTCGGGCTGGAGTGGGGCGCCAAAAAGTCCCGTTCCTTCCGATTTGTGGTGATCGACGAGGCTTTCGGCAAGGGATCGGACGAGTCCACCCGATATGGGCTTGAGCTGTTCAAAAAACTCAACCTTCAGCTGCTGATCGTCACCCCGCTGCAGAAGATCCATGTGATCGAGGATTATATCCGCGCCGTCCATTTCATCCACAACGAAGGCGGGAAAAACTCCATTCTGAGGAATCTTTCCATCGATGAGTACCGGAAGGAGAAGGCCCGTTACCTTTCGGAAGCGGCCGCCGGAATCACCATCGGAGCAGGCCATTGATCACGCCGAACGAGATCCGGAAAAAAGCGCTGGCATACTGGAACAACCATCGGTTTTTAAGGGCGGCGCTCGCAGGTGAGTCCCTTTTCCCCCTGATCATCCCTTTTCCGAAGGTGTCGGCCGCAAAGGCGCTGGAGGATTTCGGGGCAGTGCGCAAATGGATCGAAACATTGCAGGAGAAGAGCCGGGAACGCATCGGATACGGATACACGGTAAGCTTTTCCAGGGTCAATCACCGGAAGCTGGGCGAGCAGTCCCTTCCCGATAGAATCCTTTTCCAAACCCCTGAAGACTATCTTCGGTTTATCGGAAAGGAGGCGGATTTTCAGACATTTTGTCAGCTTACCGACAGCATCACCCGGCGCCATCCGGCCCTCGGCCCCTGGCTCACGGCAAAATGCGGCAGGGTGCTCGAGTTCCGGGATCAATGGCCCGCCCTGCTGTCCGTGGTGGATTTTTTTCTGGCCAATCCCCGGCCGGGCCGATACCTGAGGGAGCTGGAGATTTCCGGCGTGGATACCAAGTTCGTGGAAAAAAATAAGGGGATTTTGAGGGAACTGCTGGACGAACTTCTTCCTGAAGCGGCCGTGGACCCTTGGGTTGCCACGCTTTCGGGACAGGGGTTTCAGAAGCGGTACGGCCTGAAATACGACGAGCAGCTGATCCGCTTCCGCCTGCTCGATCCATCGCTCTGCCCGGGTTTCGGAGCCACAGACATCAGCGTGCCGGTGAGCGAATTTGCGAGATGCAAGATTCCCTGCAGGACGGTGTTCATCACCGAAAACAAGACCAACGGCCTGAGCTTTCCCCAGGCCGCCGGCAGCATCGTGATCTTCGGGCTGGGAAACGGCGTCCAGTCGCTTCAGGGCGCATCCTGGCTCCGGGAGAAGGAGATCCACTACTGGGGCGATATCGATACCTGCGGGTTTCATATCCTCTCCCTGCTTCGAGGCGCCTTTCCCCGAATGGAATCGATGCTCATGGACCGGGAGACGCTCTTTTCCGCAAGGGATTTATGGGTAAAAGAGCAGGACGGGGAGCGCTATATCGCAGACCTTCCTAATCTTAGCGAAACCGAATCACAGCTCTACCGGGAACTCAGGGACAATCTCATCGGGGAGAATATCCGACTGGAGCAGGAGCGGATTCCCTACAGCCGACTCAAGGCCGCCATTTTGAGGCGCCGCTCCTGAAGCGCTTTCCTCACAAACAATAGGTTCGATATGCTTTTGTTCCGGGTTTTTCGAAACGATTCCTGTTTCTATCCCTCGCAGAGGGCGAGACGCCGTAGCCTCGGGCGCAAGCCCGTAGATGATGGTCTCAGGCACATTATCCAAGCCCCCGCCAGGGCGGCGACACGTTGTAGTTTCTTTTTGCGGGGATTGCTATTTGTATGGGTGGTTTCGATCGAAAATATTGTTGCCATATATAATATTGGTGGCATAATTAAGTCGTTAACCGGTGACGCATGATATGCCCGATCCGGGCGCATCGCGCATCGCGCCGGTGGGGAATTTTCTGAATTGGAACGGATTTCCGAATCGGACGGGTGAAAAAAATATTAGATGAGGAACATAATATGCAGGATGCGTTGAGCTATTTTCTGGCCGTGTGGATGAAATTTTTTTTCATCTTTACGCCCTTTTTCGCACTTTCCATGTTTTTAAGCATGACCATCGACCATACGGCACCCCAGCGACGCAAACTGGCCGTGCAGACAACCAGCGCCGTAACGGTTTTATGCTTTGGCCTCTACTATTTTGGTAATATCATATTTGCTGTTTTCAATATCACCCTGGACGCTTTCCGTGTTGGCGCCGGAGCCCTGCTGTTTCTTTCGGCGATTGAGCTGGTTCAGGCAAAGCCTACCCCTTCAGGATCGTACCGCGACAGTGAAATTGCCGTCGTTCCGCTCGCCATACCGATCATTGTCGGTCCGGCGACCATCGGCACCCTGCTGGTGCTGGAGGCGGAAATGAGCACCTCTATAGAAAAAATGATCGGGACCATCGCACTGATTACCGCGATCGCCAGCATTGGAATAATACTTTTTTTTGCCTCTTATATCGAGAGCATTCTCGGCAGAAGAGGGATCAATATACTGAGTAAAATGACCGGATTGATCCTTGCTGCGCTGGCCGCCCAGATGATTCTTTCCGGGACACGCCATTTTTTTATGGCAGGATAGCCAGAAAGGTGAAGTCCCTTTTAAGGGGGTTGCGTGGTATGGATTATTGATGTCAAGGATCTGGGCAATCCATTAAAGGGGAGATATTTAATCAAAATAAAAAGGGCGTTCCCTCATAATTCGAGAAAACGCCCTTTGTAACTCTAAATAACAGGCTAATCGCTACGCGACAGTGACATTTGCAGCACATGGACCTTTTTGGCCCTGTTCCACGTCAAAGGTAACCCGGTCGCCTTCTTTGAGAGACTTAAAGCCTGATGCATTAATGGCTGAATGATGGACAAACACATCCGCTCCATCTTCCTGCTCAATAAATCCAAAACCTTTGCTGTCATTAAACCATTTTACAATTCCATTTGCCATCGTGACATACTC
This portion of the Desulfobacterales bacterium genome encodes:
- a CDS encoding DUF3322 domain-containing protein — encoded protein: MITPNEIRKKALAYWNNHRFLRAALAGESLFPLIIPFPKVSAAKALEDFGAVRKWIETLQEKSRERIGYGYTVSFSRVNHRKLGEQSLPDRILFQTPEDYLRFIGKEADFQTFCQLTDSITRRHPALGPWLTAKCGRVLEFRDQWPALLSVVDFFLANPRPGRYLRELEISGVDTKFVEKNKGILRELLDELLPEAAVDPWVATLSGQGFQKRYGLKYDEQLIRFRLLDPSLCPGFGATDISVPVSEFARCKIPCRTVFITENKTNGLSFPQAAGSIVIFGLGNGVQSLQGASWLREKEIHYWGDIDTCGFHILSLLRGAFPRMESMLMDRETLFSARDLWVKEQDGERYIADLPNLSETESQLYRELRDNLIGENIRLEQERIPYSRLKAAILRRRS
- a CDS encoding MarC family protein; amino-acid sequence: MQDALSYFLAVWMKFFFIFTPFFALSMFLSMTIDHTAPQRRKLAVQTTSAVTVLCFGLYYFGNIIFAVFNITLDAFRVGAGALLFLSAIELVQAKPTPSGSYRDSEIAVVPLAIPIIVGPATIGTLLVLEAEMSTSIEKMIGTIALITAIASIGIILFFASYIESILGRRGINILSKMTGLILAALAAQMILSGTRHFFMAG
- a CDS encoding cold-shock protein codes for the protein MANGIVKWFNDSKGFGFIEQEDGADVFVHHSAINASGFKSLKEGDRVTFDVEQGQKGPCAANVTVA